DNA from Candidatus Binatia bacterium:
GCCGATATCTTCGTCGGCCTCGGCCTCGTGCTCGCCTGCGCGGCCGGTGCGACGAACGTCGCTTTCCTCTTCGCGGGCGTCGTCTACGTCTGCATCGGCCTCGCCTATACCGAGCTGGCGGCGACGTATCCGGTCGCCGGCGGCGGACAGTATTTCGTCATGCGGGGGCTCGGCGATTTCTTCGGTTTCATCGCCGGCTGGGCGGTGCTGCTCGACTTCACGATCGACGTAACCCTGTTCGCGTGGAGCTCCGTCGACTACACGAGCCAGCTGCTTCCCGCGCTCGTCAACTCGATCCATCCGTGGATCCACTTCATCGTCGTGCTCGGGCTCGTCGTCGGGCTGGCGCTGCTCAACGTGATCGGCGTGCGCGAATCGACGGCGTTCAACGGCGTCGTCTCGGCGCTCGACGTGATCAGCGAGACGCTGATCCTCTGCTTCGGCTTCCTCTTTGCGTTCGCGCCGCACTTGCTGCTCCACGCGATGCACTTCAACTGGCCGACGCCGTATCAACTGATGCTGGGAACGTCGCTCGCGATCGTCTCGTTCGTCGGCCTCGAATCCATCTCGCAGGCCGCACAAGAGACGCAGCGCCCGGCTTCGATCATCCCGCGCACCTCGGTCGCACTGATCCTGACGATCTTGATCTTCGCGCTCGCGTATTCGAATCTCGCGCTCGGCCTGCAGCCCTGGCACCCGATCGTCGATGCCGCGGGCCATCACCTCCAGTTCTGGCAGATCTTCCCGCACAACGCCGACAATCAGGGCAAGGCCGTCGCGCTGCTCGCCGCCCAGATTCCCTATTACGGCGTTTTCGCCGCACTCTACGTTCCGGTTCTCGGCGCGGTGCTGCTGCTGATCTCGTCGAACTCGGGCGTCTTCGGCAGTTCTCGCATCGCCTACGCGATGAGCACGAGCAACCTGCTGCCGTCGATCTTCCAGCGGGTCCACGCGACGTTCCGCACGCCCGCGATCTCGATCGTCTTCTTCGCCGCGATCGCCGTCGTCGAGCTGGTCTTCTCGGCGGCTCCCGCGCTCTATCCGCACGCCGCCGCCATCTACGCGCGCTTCTTCCACAACGAGAACGGGCTCGAGTTTCTCGCCGATCTCTACGCGTTCGGTGCGGCGACGAGCTACTCGTTCGTCTTTCTCGGCTTGATCGCGCTGCGGATGACCGATCCGCTGAGCCCGCGCAAGTTCAAGATCCCGTTCAACGTGCCGATGACCTTCCGTGGAGAGCGCGTGGACTTTCCGATCGTCGCGGTGATCGGCTTCATCGGCATCTTCTCGATCCTCATCTTCACGCTGCGCACCCACCCGCTCGGCCGAATCTTCGGCCCGACGTGGCTCCTGCTCGGCATCGTTCTCTATCTCGTGTATCGCCGGTACCGTCGTCTGCCGCTGCTGCGCTCGCAACCGCGCGACTGGCGCGCGACGCAAGTGGACATCCTGCGGCGTTCCGGCGAGCTCGAGTTGATGGACGAATACGTCGCGAGCGTCAAGGCGAGCGATGCGCGGCGCGCGGCGCGAGGAACGTAGGCCGTGCTCGTCGTCCGCGGGGTCATCGCCGCCGGAACGATCGTCAGCGGTGCGATCGTTCTCGTCGAGATGCTGCTGCGGGTCTACGCCGGCTGGGCGATTCTGCCCGGCGCCGTCTTAGGCGTCGCGATGATCGCGCTCGGCATCTATCGCCTCAGACAGATCGCGGCCGTCTTCCACGCGAGAAAGACGACGTGACGCCCTCCGGCGAGATTCACGTATCCGTTGCGGGCGCGATCGCGGCGCTGCTCATCGCCGGCCTGATCGGCGCGACGCTGTGGTGGATGCTCCACCCCCCGGTCTCGTACGTTCAGCGGATCGCCGCGCAGGCCGAGAGCGAGCTGGAGCGCATGGTCGGCAGCCTCATCGTCGTCTTCTCTCCCGAAATCGATTCGTCGCACATGATGGCGCTCGCGGTAAAACTCGCGCGCGGCGAACGTTCCGAGCTACTGGCGCTCTACATCATCGAGGTGCCGTACACGCTACCGCCCGACGCGG
Protein-coding regions in this window:
- a CDS encoding APC family permease, with amino-acid sequence MASKSSTAKPELRRSVTPWGSFSWGYSDVGADIFVGLGLVLACAAGATNVAFLFAGVVYVCIGLAYTELAATYPVAGGGQYFVMRGLGDFFGFIAGWAVLLDFTIDVTLFAWSSVDYTSQLLPALVNSIHPWIHFIVVLGLVVGLALLNVIGVRESTAFNGVVSALDVISETLILCFGFLFAFAPHLLLHAMHFNWPTPYQLMLGTSLAIVSFVGLESISQAAQETQRPASIIPRTSVALILTILIFALAYSNLALGLQPWHPIVDAAGHHLQFWQIFPHNADNQGKAVALLAAQIPYYGVFAALYVPVLGAVLLLISSNSGVFGSSRIAYAMSTSNLLPSIFQRVHATFRTPAISIVFFAAIAVVELVFSAAPALYPHAAAIYARFFHNENGLEFLADLYAFGAATSYSFVFLGLIALRMTDPLSPRKFKIPFNVPMTFRGERVDFPIVAVIGFIGIFSILIFTLRTHPLGRIFGPTWLLLGIVLYLVYRRYRRLPLLRSQPRDWRATQVDILRRSGELELMDEYVASVKASDARRAARGT